In the Sebastes fasciatus isolate fSebFas1 chromosome 20, fSebFas1.pri, whole genome shotgun sequence genome, one interval contains:
- the LOC141758286 gene encoding stonustoxin subunit beta-like, with protein MLLNFSQQVGVMSSEILVVAALGRPFTLGTLYDARKDKLIPGFTLWDDEVLKESTVESCQPSSAFEIIASDSIDDKSSLMDIEASLKASFLGGLVEVGGSAKYLNDTKKFKNRSRVTLQYKATTSFKQLMTHLGTKHVEYSEYFQNIEATHVVIGILYGANAFFVFDSDKINSSNVQDIQGSMEAVIKKIPSVEMAGRGAVQLTSEENDITNSFSCKFHGDFFLTSNPTTFEDAVQTYQQLPQMMGKENAVPMTVWLVPLVHFYSEAPKLMADSSSPILWKVRNTLEAMRQLEMRCNDSLEDDIVKLFPLVRKKLSNFQKFCNDYMLNLRGTIAKKLQSIRSGEEDESAMLKLFEQNVRSPFNLDSLNMWMECEEREINVLRSCMDIIEEAKPKVVLSQSKLVRELLDSKVQHAVCYVFTYVTDSDPYLKVLSDFSESPTSKPKKFRPSTKDYWYASDDVLEMMREKARLFYNLAKDMDNRCVRFLVASIINPKEEGAAIHYYREGIQIINDFTKPYIPPVKTIQDRRELLWYDCELTLDPDTAHPALTLSEGNKKAMSGESKPFDNNPERFKHHQQVLCDKGLSGRHYWEVEWSGYVCAGVTYRAISRTESDLAGSLGHNDWSWGFDYNPISGYKHIYNDQKLTVTVSPPGFPRLGVYLDWPAGTLSYYMVTTTWVTHLHTFQTRFTQAVYPGFLIGHPKLNCKGQIKLL; from the exons ATGTTGTTGAATTTTTCCCAACAGGTTGGAGTCATGTCTTCAGAAATCTTGGTGGTGGCTGCCCTGGGTCGACCTTTCACCTTAGGGACACTCTATGATGCTCGGAAAGATAAACTGATCCCAG GTTTCACGTTGTGGGATGATGAAGTTCTAAAAGAGAGCACAGTTGAAAGCTGTCAGCCCAGCAGTGCATTTGAAATCATTGCATCTGATTCCATTGACGACAAGTCTTCTCTGATGGATATAGAAGCTTCTCTGAAAGCCAGTTTCCTGGGCGGACTGGTAGAAGTTGGAGGATCCGCCAAGTATCTGAATGATACGAAGAAATTCAAGAATCGGAGTCGAGTGACACTTCAGTACAAAGCTACCACCAGCTTCAAACAGTTGATGACTCATCTTGGAACCAAACATGTAGAatattctgaatattttcagaACATCGAGGCAACTCATGTAGTGATAGGGATCCTCTATGGGGCAAATGCTTTCTTTGTCTTTGACAGTGACAAAATAAATTCTAGCAATGTTCAGGACATTCAGGGCAGCATGGAAGCTGTGATAAAGAAGATTCCCTCGGTTGAAATGGCAGGGCGAGGTGCTGTCCAGCTAACCAGTGAGGAAAATGACATAACCAACAGCTTTTCCTGCAAATTCCATGGCGACTTCTTTCTCACAAGTAACCCTACAACTTTTGAGGATGCAGTTCAAACCTACCAGCAACTTCCACAAATGATGGGGAAAGAGAACGCTGTTCCAATGACAGTCTGGCTCGTTCCACTTGTACATTTTTACTCTGAAGCACCTAAACTGATGGCCGATAGCAGCAGTCCAATACTTTGGAAGGTTCGCAACACTCTTGAAGCCATGAGGCAATTGGAAATGAGATGCAACGATTCACTGGAAGACGACATAGTGAAGCTGTTTCCACTGGTTAGAAAGAAGTTGAGCAATTTCCAAAAATTTTGTAATGATTACATGTTAAACCTTCGGGGGACCATTGCCAAGAAACTTCAGTCCATCCGGAGTGGAGAAGAAGATGAAAGTGCAATGCTGAAACTTTTTGAACAAAACGTTAGATCACCATTCAACCTCGATAGCCTAAACATGTGGATGGAATGTGAAGAAAGAGAGATCAATGTCCTTAGGTCCTGCATGGATATTATAGAGGAAGCAAAGCCCAAGGTTGTTTTAAGTCAGAGTAAGCTGGTCAGGGAGCTCCTTGATTCAAAAGTACAGCATGCTGTATGCTATGTCTTCACCTATGTGACAGACTCTGATCCCTACCTAAAGGTGTTAAGTGACTTCTCGGAATCACCTACAAGTAAACCTAAGAAATTCAGACCATCGACAAAAGACTACTGGTATGCCTCAGATGATGTACTGGAAATGATGAGAGAAAAAGCCCGCCTTTTCTACAACCTTGCCAAAGACATGGACAACCGCTGTGTCCGTTTCCTTGTAGCGTCGATAATAAATCCGAAGGAAGAAGGTGCAGCCATCCACTATTACAGGGAGGGCATCCAGATCATTAATGACTTTACAAAACCTTATATTCCTCCTGTGAAGACCATACAAGACAGAAGGGAGTTACTCTGGT ATGACTGTGAGCTCACCCTGGACCCAGACACAGCCCACCCGGCCCTGACTCTGTCTGAGGGCAACAAAAAGGCAATGTCTGGAGAATCGAAGCCATTTGACAATAACCCAGAGAGGTTCAAGCACCATCAGCAGGTGTTGTGTGACAAGGGGCTGAGTGGGCGTCATTACTGGGAGGTAGAGTGGTCTGGTTATGTTTGTGCAGGTGTCACATATAGAGCAATCAGCAGGACGGAATCGGACTTAGCAGGCTCACTTGGACATAATGATTGGTCCTGGGGCTTTGACTATAATCCGATTTCTGGATACAAGCACATTTACAATGATCAAAAGCTAACTGTCACTGTGTCCCCCCCCGGCTTTCCACGACTAGGAGTGTATCTGGACTGGCCTGCTGGCACTCTGTCCTACTATATGGTCACCACTACCTGGGTGACTCACCTCCACACCTTCCAGACTAGATTCACTCAGGCTGTTTATCCAGGCTTCCTGATTGGGCATCCAAAACTGAACTGCAAGGGTCAGATTAAATTACTTTAA
- the LOC141758315 gene encoding stonustoxin subunit beta-like codes for MLLNFSQQVGVMSSEILVVAALGRPFTLGTLYDARQDKLISGLTFWDDEVLKESTVESCQPSSAFEIIASDSIDDKSSLMDIEASLKASFLGGLVEVGGSAKYLNDTKKFKNQSRVTLQYKATTSFKQLMTNVGTKHVEYSEYFQNIEATHVVIGILYGANAFFVFDSDKIDSSNVQEIQGSMEAVIKKIPSIDIAGRGAVQLTSEENDITNSFSCKFHGDFFLTSNPTTFEDAVQTYQQLPKIMGKENAVPMTVWLVPLVHFYSEAPKLMADSSSPILRKVRNTLEDMRQLEMRCNDSLEDDIVKLFPLVRKKLSNFQNICNDYMINLQRTIAKKLQSIRSGEEDESEMLKLFEENLRSPFNIDSLNKWMECKEREINVLRSCVDIIEEAKPKVVLSQSQMITELLDSKVQHAVCYVFTSVADYDPYLKLLRDFSDSPKMIVNLKKLKPPPKYYWYILDDLPEMMREKAHLFCNLAKDMDNRCVRFLVASIINPKEDGAAIHYYREGIQIMNDFTKPWIPPVEAIQDRRELLWYDCELTLDPDTAHPALTLSEGNKKAMSGEPMPFDNNPEKFQHYQQVLCDKGLSGRHYWEVEWSGYVRAGVTYRGISRRTWAVHSSLGHSDGSWVFDYYPKSGYHQISNNEKVHVNVSSPGFERLGVYLDWSAGTLSFYMVTTNFVTHLHTFHTRFNEAVYPGFLIGFAHQNCNGQIKLL; via the exons ATGTTGTTGAATTTTTCCCAACAGGTTGGAGTCATGTCTTCAGAAATCTTGGTGGTGGCTGCCCTGGGTCGACCTTTCACCTTAGGGACGCTCTATGATGCTCGGCAAGATAAACTGATCTCAG GTCTCACGTTCTGGGATGATGAAGTTCTAAAAGAGAGCACAGTTGAAAGCTGTCAGCCCAGCAGTGCATTTGAAATCATTGCATCTGATTCCATTGACGACAAGTCTTCTCTGATGGATATAGAAGCTTCTCTGAAAGCCAGTTTCCTGGGCGGACTGGTAGAAGTTGGAGGATCCGCCAAGTATCTGAATGATACAAAGAAATTCAAGAATCAGAGTCGAGTGACACTTCAGTACAAAGCTACCACCAGCTTCAAACAGTTGATGACTAATGTTGGAACCAAACATGTAGAatattctgaatattttcagaACATCGAGGCAACTCATGTAGTGATAGGGATCCTCTATGGGGCAAATGCTTTCTTTGTCTTTGACAGTGACAAAATAGATTCTAGCAATGTGCAGGAAATCCAGGGCAGCATGGAAGCTGTGATAAAGAAGATTCCCTCGATTGACATTGCGGGGCGAGGTGCTGTCCAGCTAACCAGTGAGGAAAATGACATAACCAACAGCTTCTCCTGCAAATTCCATGGTGACTTCTTTCTCACAAGTAACCCTACAACTTTTGAGGATGCAGTTCAAACCTACCAGCAACTTCCAAAAATTATGGGGAAAGAGAACGCTGTTCCAATGACAGTCTGGCTCGTTCCTCTTGTACATTTTTACTCTGAAGCACCTAAACTGATGGCCGATAGCAGCAGTCCAATACTTAGAAAGGTTCGCAACACTCTGGAAGACATGAGGCAACTTGAAATGAGATGCAACGATTCACTGGAAGACGACATAGTGAAGCTGTTTCCACTGGTTAGAAAGAAGTTGAGCAATTTCCAAAACATTTGTAATGATTACATGATAAACCTCCAGAGGACCATTGCGAAGAAACTTCAGTCCATCCGGAGTGGAGAAGAAGATGAAAGTGAAATGCTGAAACTTTTTGAAGAAAACCTTAGATCACCATTTAACATTGATAGCTTAAACAAGTGGATGGAATGTAAAGAAAGAGAGATCAATGTCCTTAGGTCCTGCGTGGATATTATAGAGGAAGCAAAGCCCAAGGTTGTTCTAAGTCAGAGTCAGATGATCACGGAGCTTCTTGATTCAAAAGTACAGCATGCAGTATGCTATGTTTTCACCTCTGTGGCAGACTATGATCCCTACCTGAAGTTGTTAAGGGACTTCTCAGATTCACCTAAAATGATTGTAAATCTTAAGAAACTCAAACCACCACCAAAATACTACTGGTATATCTTAGATGACTTACCAGAAATGATGAGAGAAAAAGCCCACCTATTTTGCAACCTTGCCAAAGACATGGACAACCGCTGTGTCCGTTTCCTTGTAGCGTCGATAATAAATCCGAAGGAAGATGGTGCAGCCATCCACTATTACAGGGAGGGCATACAGATCATGAATGACTTTACAAAACCATGGATTCCTCCTGTGGAGGCCATACAAGACAGAAGAGAGTTACTCTGGT ATGACTGTGAGCTCACCCTGGACCCAGACACAGCCCACCCGGCCCTGACTCTGTCTGAGGGCAACAAAAAGGCAATGTCTGGAGAACCGATGCCATTTGACAATAACCCAGAGAAGTTCCAGCACTATCAGCAGGTGTTGTGTGACAAGGGGCTGAGTGGGCGCCATTACTGGGAGGTAGAGTGGTCTGGTTATGTTCGTGCAGGTGTCACATATAGAGGAATCAGCAGGAGAACATGGGCCGTACACTCCTCACTGGGACATAGTGATGGGTCCTGGGTTTTTGACTATTATCCAAAATCTGGATACCATCAAATTTCCAACAATGAAAAGGTACATGTAAATGTGTCTTCCCCTGGCTTTGAACGACTAGGAGTGTATCTGGACTGGTCTGCTGGCACTTTGTCTTTCTACATGGTCACCACTAACTTTGTGACTCACCTCCACACCTTCCACACCAGATTCAATGAGGCTGTTTATCCAGGCTTCCTGATTGGGTTTGCACATCAGAACTGCAATGGTCAGATTAAATTACTTTAA
- the LOC141758568 gene encoding neoverrucotoxin subunit alpha-like: MSSDIMVMAGLGRPFTLGMLYDARREKLIPGFSMFGDETLQQYVSSNPQRSSDFQIVASDSINDKSSLMDIEASLGVSFLGGLVEVGGSAKYLNNTKKYQNQSRVTLNYKATTTYQQFTAPPGTVKVQQTAITEKGLATHVVTGILYGANAFFVFDSDKLEDSNLQDIEGRMEAVIRKIPTVSIEGYGSVKLTDEEKSLASNLSCKFHGDFLLESLPTTFEDAVMTYQNLPGLLGEEGTNAVPMKVWLVPLKKFYSQADLLVRDITVGGVRKIHSTLEELHELKRRCNEAMDDKLVKQLPLIHDRVSNFQQLFQDYILTVQQKIATKLPLIRGGTEDESSLEKIITDRAKSPFSNENVSTWLDAIEREITALKTCAGLMEGTQTKFVSNQTELDREVLAENAKHALCFVFTSMERSDPYLRALSEYLESPNTEITRAVAPSTEGMWCYSTRVVLKMKQKAQQFIEHAKKMEKSRNVIFLAAAITNGKYQGASIYHYKEGSLVTYDFTFPILVDAERVKDRSDLLWYACDLTFDPNTVQKCVTLSDDNKHAESGKQQKYSAHPERFNVFQQVLCKERLNGRHYWEVDWTGFLSAGVAYLGIARKDLENQSHIGFNLKSWALCATPKLGYTLWHNQVKALDAKPDHDFTRLGVYLDWRAGSLSFYKVSSNVLHHLYTFKTKFTEPVYPAFCIGLLYLNGKARLF, translated from the exons ATGTCTTCAGATATCATGGTAATGGCTGGATTGGGTCGACCTTTCACCCTTGGGATGCTGTATGACGCCCGCCGAGAGAAACTGATCCCAG GTTTCTCAATGTTTGGTGATGAAACTCTACAACAGTATGTATCGAGTAACCCTCAACGCAGCAGTGATTTCCAAATCGTTGCCTCTGATTCCATTAACGACAAGTCTTCTCTGATGGATATTGAAGCTTCTCTGGGAGTCAGTTTCCTGGGTGGGCTGGTTGAAGTTGGGGGATCTGCCAAGTATCTTAATAATACAAAGAAATACCAGAATCAGAGCAGAGTCACACTCAATTACAAAGCTACCACCACTTATCAACAATTCACAGCTCCTCCTGGAACCGTGAAGGTGCAACAAACGGCCATTACTGAGAAGGGCTTGGCAACACATGTAGTTACAGGCATCCTCTATGGAGCAAATGCCTTCTTTGTGTTTGACAGTGACAAGTTAGAGGATAGCAACCTTCAGGACATCGAGGGCAGAATGGAAGCTGTGATTAGGAAGATTCCTACTGTTAGCATTGAGGGGTACGGTTCTGTCAAACTGACTGATGAAGAAAAATCTCTGGCCAGCAATCTCTCCTGCAAGTTTCATGGAGACTTCCTTCTTGAAAGCCTCCCTACTACTTTTGAAGATGCAGTGATGACCTACCAGAATCTTCCAGGACTTCTTGGAGAAGAAGGAACCAATGCGGTTCCAATGAAGGTCTGGCTGGTACCCTTGAAGAAATTTTATTCTCAAGCTGACCTGCTGGTccgtgacatcactgttggtgGAGTGAGAAAGATTCACAGTACCCTAGAAGAGTTGCACGAACTGAAGAGGAGATGCAATGAAGCCATGGATGACAAACTTGTGAAACAACTTCCACTGATTCATGACAGGGTTAGCAATTTCCAACAGCTATTTCAAGATTACATTCTTACCGTGCAACAGAAAATTGCGACGAAACTTCCTCTGATTCGGGGAGGTACAGAAGACGAAAGCTCATTAGAGAAGATAATTACAGACAGGGCCAAGTCACCATTCAGCAATGAAAATGTGAGCACGTGGCTGGATGCCATAGAGAGAGAAATCACTGCCTTAAAGACCTGTGCAGGCCTGATGGAGGGAACACAGACAAAATTTGTCTCAAATCAGACCGAGTTGGATAGAGAGGTTCTTGCTGAAAATGCAAAGCAtgctctgtgctttgttttcaCCTCCATGGAGCGCAGTGATCCCTACCTTAGAGCGTTGTCCGAATATTTGGAATCACCCAATACAGAAATCACCAGGGCTGTTGCGCCATCCACTGAAGGCATGTGGTGTTACTCCACTCGGGTGGTactcaaaatgaaacaaaaagccCAACAATTCATTGAGCATGCcaaaaaaatggagaaaagcaGGAATGTCATTTTCCTTGCAGCAGCCATAACAAATGGGAAATACCAAGGAGCAAGCATCTACCATTACAAGGAGGGCAGTCTGGTCACTTATGACTTTACATTTCCTATCTTGGTTGATGCGGAGCGTGTCAAAGACAGAAGTGATCTACTTTGGT ATGCCTGCGACCTCACCTTCGACCCAAACACAGTACAAAAATGTGTCACTCTTTCTGACGACAACAAACATGCAGAGTCTGGAAAACAGCAGAAATATAGTGCTCACCCAGAGAGGTTTAATGTCTTTCAGCAGGTGTTGTGCAAAGAGAGGCTGAACGGGCGCCATTACTGGGAGGTAGATTGGACCGGATTCCTTTCTGCAGGTGTTGCATATTTAGGAATCGCCAGGAAAGATTTAGAGAATCAGAGCCATATTGGGTTCAATTTGAAATCCTGGGCTTTATGCGCTACCCCCAAATTAGGATATACTTTATGGCATAATCAAGTAAAAGCCCTTGACGCTAAGCCCGATCATGACTTTACACGACTAGGAGTGTATCTGGACTGGCGTGCTGGCAGTCTGTCTTTCTACAAGGTCTCCTCTAATGTACTGCATCACCTTTACACCTTCAAAACCAAATTCACTGAGCCTGTTTACCCAGCCTTCTGTATTGGGTTGCTGTATTTAAACGGAAAGGCCAGAttattttga